The genomic stretch TACCACGCCGGGTCTGGCATCAGGAGCATGTCCGACTCATGGATCGCAGCCCAACCGCGGATCGAAGAGCCGTCCATACCGAAGCCGTCCTCGAATGAGGATTCGTCAAACTGGTCGATGGGATACGAAACGTGATGCCAAAGTCCGGGAAGATCGGTGAAACGCAGGTCGAGTAACTTCGCGCCGTTCTTTTTCGCAAACTCCAGGACGGTCTTTGGATCGGCCATGATGCTCCTATCAATGCAGGGTTGGGCTACATTGCACGATAGAAGCCGGGCGGCGCGAGTGGAAATTGAATGTTTTTATCGGGGGTATAGCCAGTCTTTATTCCCGAACTGAACCTGCCGGCTCCGGTTGCGAAATACGCGCCAGCACGGCGGCGGCAACACGATCGCAGCGCGGAGCGAGGAACTGGAAGGCCGAGGCACTGGTAGCACCCACGCGCGTAAACAGCTCTTTGCGCAACATCCCCCGCGCACGATGCAGCCTGACTTTCACCACGTCCTCCGTCAATCCCAGCGCCGAGGCCGCTTCCGCTGTGGTCATCTCCTCCACATCACGCAACATAAGAACTGTTCTGTAAGGATAGGGCATGGACAGGATAGCCTGTTCGAGCAGCGCTCGCGTTTCAGTGGACGACATATTCTCCTCGGGGTTCGCCTGCGCGGAACTGAATGCAGGTAAATATTGGCGGTCCTCTTCGACTTCATCCAGGGGTTCCGTGCGATTGGCTTTCTCCAGCCTGGCGAGCGCCTCATGAATGGCAATCTTCGTCACCCACGTTCGGAAAGAGGCCCTGTGTTCGAACTTGCCGAGGCTGCGGAATGCCCGGACGTAGGCTTCCTGCATTACGTCTTCGGCGTCGGTGTCCTGACGCAGGACGGCCCGAACCGCCCTGTAAACGCGCTGGTTGTAGCGCCGCATCAGCAACTCGTAGAGCGCGGTTTCGCCCGCCAGCACTCGCTCGATTACCTGATCGTCGGTAAGTTCTGCCGCTTCAGCGTTCTTTGTTGCCACTGAGTCCGTCATATCTCTTTCCACCCATTATGGAGCCCACAACGGCGGAAAAGGTTACAGGAAATCGGGGTGTAACCAATCGGCTGGCTGGGGGCTCAATAGGTTGGAGGAGAGATATGAGTTTCGATCCGCGTTTGAACCATGCCTGGTGGGTACTCAAGATCGGCCTTGGACTGGCCCCGATCCTCGCCGGACTCGACAAGTTCACCAATATTCTCGCGAACTGGGAGATGTACCTGAACCCACTCGCGCCGCGTATTCTCCACGTTCAGCCGACGACCTTTATGCACGTGGTCGGTGTCATTGAGATCGTGGCCGGCATCATCGTGCTAAGCCAGTTCACCCGCTACGGTGCCTACCTCGTGATGGCCTGGCTTATCGGCATTGCCCTGAATTTAGTCACCCAGGGGATGTTTTTCGACATCGCAGTTCGCGACATAGAAATGTCGCTTGGCGCCTTCGCCCTTGCCAAACTGACAGAAGCACGCGAAGCTGTCTCATACCTTTCGGGGACCAGGACCACCCCGCGCCCGGTGGAGACCCGTTCCATCGCATAGATGTGGAGGACAAAAATGAAGAAACTGCTTCTCGTTGCGGTCGTGCTTTTCACCACTGCCGCGTTCTGTTCCACGTGGTCCAACGTGACTCTCGTGGACACCATGTGCGCAAAGAAGGTGGCGGCCAATCCTGACGCTCACGCCCGCGATTGCGCTATGGGTTGCGGCGGCAAGTCCGGATTCGGCATCGTCACCAGCGACCAGAAATTCCTGAAGTTCGACGACAGCGGCAACCAGCAGGCCATGGCGCTATTGAAGTCGAGCGACAAGAAGGACCACCTGCGCGTCACCGTCGATGGCGAAGAGAAAGACGGCACGATCCAGGTGAAATCGGTGAAGTTCGACTAACTTCTGTGCGCAGCTCTGGTCGACAGGGCTGCGCCTTTACCTCACCCCCACCTTCTCGCTTCTCCGCTCCACCAGCACCGTGTCTCGCCACAACCCATTCAGCTTCGCGATGTGCTTTCTTCTTCCTACTTGGCGGAATCCGCACGCCTCGCACATCTTCAGGCTTTGATGATTCTCCGGAAACAAGCTGCCTTGTAATGTCCAGATGCCCGCCTCTTCCGATACGCGGATCGTTTCGCGCAGCAGCGTTCTGCCGATTCCCTGCCGTTGCGCCGAGCCAGCCACGTACACACTCACTTCGGCCACGCCGCGATAGCACTCGCGCGGAGACACCGGCCTCAACGCCGCCCATCCGAGCACGCCTTCTTCGCCGCGAGCCACGAGTCGCCCGAGCTTAAGGTGTGCCGCGCCCCACTCTTCCCACGAGGGCGCGTCCATCTCAAACGTGGAGTTTCCGCCGTGAATTTCTTCCAGGTAAATCGACCTGACTGCCAGCCAGTCGTTCGCCGACATCGTGTCAACCTTCAACATCGCTTTCAAGGCCGTCGCCGCCATGGCGAAAGCTTATTCCGATTGCCCGCAAAAATGTGATGGATAGTATCTATGGTCGCGATAACCCCTCTTTATCACTACGCTTCATCTGCGCCGTCCCACGCTTGACCCGTCCGGAACCGGAGTACATAATTTCGCAGCTTGGGAGCCGCTGACATTCGTGTCGGCTGTCCGCGTCTGGTCGGGTGCGCGGAAAAAATCGAACCATCCAATTTCATCGTCCAGGAGCAATTCATGACCGAGAACACCCCAACCACAATGGGAGACTATGCAGTTCTGGGAGTGCTGGGCGCCGGCGGCATGGGTCGCGTGTACAAGGTTCGTAACGTCATCACCGATCGTGTAGAAGCCATCAAGGTCCTGCTGCCCGATCTTCAGGGTCACGAAGAAGTCGCCGCCCGCTTCCTGCGCGAAATCAAGCTGGTTGCCGGGTTGACGCATCCCAACATCGCCGGACTCCATACCGCGCTCACTATCAACAACCAGTTGGTGATGGTGATGGAGTACGTGGAAGGCGAGCCGCTCTCGGCCCGGTTGGCGGCAGGTGCCCTTCCCGTCCCTGACGCACTGAACTACATCGAGCAGGTCCTGAACGCCCTGAGCTACGCGCACGAAAAGAAGATCATCCATCGCGACATCAAGCCCGCGAACATGATGCTCACACCCCAGGGAATCATAAAGCTGATGGATTTCGGCATCGCGCGTACCGACAGCGAACCGGCCAAGCTCACTGCCACCGGCACCACACTCGGTTCCATCAATTACATGTCACCTGAG from Terriglobales bacterium encodes the following:
- a CDS encoding RNA polymerase sigma factor, whose product is MTDSVATKNAEAAELTDDQVIERVLAGETALYELLMRRYNQRVYRAVRAVLRQDTDAEDVMQEAYVRAFRSLGKFEHRASFRTWVTKIAIHEALARLEKANRTEPLDEVEEDRQYLPAFSSAQANPEENMSSTETRALLEQAILSMPYPYRTVLMLRDVEEMTTAEAASALGLTEDVVKVRLHRARGMLRKELFTRVGATSASAFQFLAPRCDRVAAAVLARISQPEPAGSVRE
- a CDS encoding GNAT family N-acetyltransferase, which encodes MAATALKAMLKVDTMSANDWLAVRSIYLEEIHGGNSTFEMDAPSWEEWGAAHLKLGRLVARGEEGVLGWAALRPVSPRECYRGVAEVSVYVAGSAQRQGIGRTLLRETIRVSEEAGIWTLQGSLFPENHQSLKMCEACGFRQVGRRKHIAKLNGLWRDTVLVERRSEKVGVR